The Cytophagia bacterium CHB2 genome includes a region encoding these proteins:
- a CDS encoding arginine repressor — MKLTKQQRQMIIRELIVSNRIASQDELSRLLRRQRVEVTQATLSRDLREMRIARMPEDNGVRYVLPEVAEGKKLRRVVQEEIVQIQGNECVIIIKTLPGRAPGVGVFIDHLKHPDILGTVAGNDTLLVVPLNMSKTQAVIDHLRTLGVAEPKTEPDNDMEM; from the coding sequence ATGAAACTGACGAAGCAGCAACGCCAAATGATCATTCGTGAATTGATCGTGTCCAACCGCATCGCGAGCCAGGATGAATTGAGCCGGTTGCTGCGGCGACAGCGCGTGGAAGTGACGCAAGCGACGCTCTCACGCGACTTGCGCGAGATGCGCATCGCGCGCATGCCGGAAGACAACGGCGTGCGCTACGTTTTGCCGGAAGTTGCCGAGGGCAAAAAGCTGCGCCGCGTGGTGCAGGAAGAAATCGTTCAAATTCAGGGCAATGAATGCGTCATTATCATTAAGACGCTGCCCGGCCGCGCGCCCGGCGTCGGCGTTTTTATCGATCATCTCAAGCACCCCGACATTCTCGGCACGGTCGCCGGCAACGACACGTTGTTGGTCGTGCCGCTCAACATGAGCAAAACCCAGGCGGTGATCGATCATCTGCGCACACTGGGCGTTGCTGAACCCAAAACAGAGCCTGACAACGATATGGAGATGTAA
- a CDS encoding NAD(P)/FAD-dependent oxidoreductase: protein MEKIAICIIGAGPAGIATAAALVKQRPALRDQILLIEKEQHPRHKLCGGGLTPWADQLLRELALEAPAPDFCVNRVLFYLNESPLTFDIPGLMRTVRRNEFDAALAGSLRRKGVRILENTAAQNFTENDEGILITTSGGEFLAKLVVGADGAKSLVRRQFFREMPSRVSRLLEVLVPANNGASHVFENQAVVIDFRAMREGLQGYVWDFPCWVNGAPHLNVGLFDSRIHDGQNNLRADLPALLNRHLETRGFKPSTQLMGHPERWFHPVDRFSRPRVLLAGEAAGIEPWLGEGISAALAYGFVAAETIVYALDTNDFTLADYQQRIRVHRLGKLLRRNRIIAKVFYGKYFRALLPSFGRVLRGYVSIKHRLSAR, encoded by the coding sequence ATGGAAAAAATCGCCATTTGCATCATTGGCGCAGGGCCGGCAGGCATTGCCACGGCGGCTGCGTTGGTGAAGCAACGGCCGGCGTTGCGCGATCAAATTTTACTCATTGAAAAAGAGCAGCACCCGCGTCATAAACTCTGCGGCGGCGGCTTGACGCCCTGGGCCGATCAACTCTTGCGCGAGTTGGCGCTGGAGGCGCCGGCGCCGGATTTTTGCGTCAATCGTGTGCTGTTTTATCTCAACGAGAGTCCGCTCACTTTCGATATTCCGGGCTTGATGCGCACCGTTCGCCGCAACGAGTTTGACGCTGCGTTGGCCGGCTCGCTTCGCCGCAAGGGCGTTCGCATTCTGGAAAATACCGCAGCGCAAAATTTTACCGAGAACGACGAGGGCATACTCATCACAACTTCCGGAGGAGAATTTCTCGCGAAACTGGTGGTGGGTGCTGATGGCGCAAAAAGTCTCGTGCGGCGGCAATTTTTTCGTGAAATGCCCTCGCGCGTCTCGCGTTTGCTCGAAGTGTTGGTGCCAGCCAATAATGGCGCCTCACATGTATTTGAAAATCAAGCGGTGGTTATCGACTTTCGCGCGATGCGGGAGGGGTTGCAAGGGTATGTCTGGGATTTTCCATGCTGGGTGAATGGCGCGCCTCATCTTAACGTGGGGTTGTTCGACAGCAGGATTCACGACGGGCAAAATAATCTGCGTGCGGATCTACCCGCGTTGCTCAACCGGCACCTGGAAACACGCGGATTCAAACCATCGACCCAACTTATGGGGCATCCGGAGCGCTGGTTTCATCCGGTGGATCGCTTCAGCCGGCCGCGCGTACTCTTGGCAGGCGAGGCTGCCGGCATCGAGCCGTGGTTGGGCGAAGGCATTTCCGCCGCGCTTGCTTATGGTTTTGTCGCAGCCGAAACGATCGTGTACGCGCTGGATACGAATGACTTCACGCTCGCGGATTATCAGCAGCGCATCCGGGTTCATCGTCTGGGAAAGTTGCTGCGCCGCAATCGCATCATTGCAAAGGTGTTTTATGGAAAATATTTTCGCGCACTTTTGCCCTCTTTCGGTCGCGTGCTGCGCGGCTATGTCAGCATCAAGCACCGCCTCAGCGCAAGATAA
- a CDS encoding insulinase family protein gives MRSAMQLKKILTVGLAVLLGSSALFAGDKPALKIDYEKYKLKNGLEVILHSDKSDPLVAVAILYHVGSNREEKGRTGFAHLFEHMLFQESQHVGQDQFFKKIQGAGGTLNGGTSFDRTIYFEVVPKNALEMCLWLESDRLGFLLPTVTQEAFANQQDVVQNEKRQRVDNVPYGHSWYVMHKLLFPENHPYNWQVIGSFEDLSNATLADVRSFFQKWYGPNNATLVIAGDYDPAQAKQWVEKYFGEIKPAPPVPDPQPMLVTLEQTKRAFHEDNFARSPELSMAFPTVQNFSKDSYALDLLADLLSDGKKAPLYKVIVEEKKLAPSVTAFQNSLEMAGYLLVRVRAFPDKSLTEVEDAIFEALGRFEKEGFTDKDLARIKAKTETNFYNSIASTLNKAFQLANYNEYAGSPDFITQDIQNSLAVTKDDIWRVYNNYVKGKNFALTSFVPKGKLELVAKNSERFPVVEEAIEEAGVEKPAASASAATMEKLPSSFDRSVEPPKGPAPVVTLPKIWTHTFKNGLRVYGIEHNELPLVEMSLTLKGGMSLDDPNKVGVANLMTDIMMEGTKTKTPVELEEAIDELGSTIRMFTTDENIVIQANTLSSKLDKTYALFEEILLEPRWDEKEFDRIKQETIETINRRNVDPATVAINVHRKLIYGNAHILSNPTMGTAATVEKVSIADLKNFYDKNYSPAVSHISIVGNISKENALKLFSPLEQKWPAKEVKFAEYPTPPPLEQPRVYFVDMPGAKQSQIRIGYLALPYTHPDYYAATVMNYKLGGSFNGFLNLILREEKGYTYGARSTFIGTRFPGPFVAYAGVRSNVTFESAQIFKDEIAKYRNGLSDEDFMFTKSALTQSNALNFETLGAKRNMLDQIAEYNLPFDYVKQQEKIIFDMSKEQHQALAQKYLDPNKMIYVVVGDAATQLEGLKQLGLGDPILLDKDGNPVN, from the coding sequence ATGAGGAGTGCTATGCAGCTCAAAAAAATCCTGACTGTCGGTCTCGCCGTTTTGCTGGGCTCGAGCGCGCTGTTCGCCGGCGACAAGCCTGCGCTCAAGATTGATTACGAAAAGTACAAGCTCAAGAACGGCCTGGAAGTTATTTTGCACTCGGATAAATCCGATCCGCTGGTCGCGGTCGCGATTTTGTACCATGTCGGCTCGAACCGCGAAGAGAAAGGCCGCACCGGTTTTGCGCATCTTTTTGAGCACATGCTGTTTCAAGAATCCCAGCATGTCGGGCAGGATCAATTTTTCAAAAAGATTCAAGGCGCGGGCGGTACGCTCAATGGCGGTACCTCGTTCGATCGCACGATTTATTTCGAAGTCGTGCCCAAAAACGCGCTCGAAATGTGCCTCTGGCTGGAGTCTGACCGCCTGGGATTTTTGCTGCCCACGGTGACCCAGGAGGCATTCGCCAACCAGCAGGATGTCGTACAAAACGAAAAGCGCCAGCGCGTGGACAATGTGCCTTACGGCCACAGTTGGTATGTCATGCACAAGCTGCTGTTCCCGGAAAATCATCCCTACAATTGGCAAGTCATCGGTTCGTTTGAAGATTTGTCCAACGCTACGCTGGCGGATGTGCGCAGCTTTTTTCAAAAGTGGTACGGCCCGAACAACGCCACGCTGGTGATTGCGGGCGACTATGATCCGGCGCAGGCGAAGCAATGGGTGGAAAAATATTTCGGCGAAATCAAGCCCGCACCGCCCGTGCCCGATCCGCAACCGATGCTCGTTACGCTCGAGCAGACCAAACGCGCATTTCATGAAGACAATTTTGCACGCTCACCCGAGCTGAGCATGGCCTTCCCCACCGTGCAAAATTTTAGCAAAGATTCCTATGCTCTCGACTTGCTTGCCGATCTGCTGTCAGATGGCAAGAAAGCTCCGCTTTATAAAGTGATCGTCGAGGAAAAGAAACTGGCGCCTTCCGTGACGGCCTTTCAAAACAGCCTGGAAATGGCGGGCTATCTGCTCGTTCGGGTGCGCGCGTTTCCGGATAAGAGTTTGACGGAGGTGGAGGACGCCATTTTTGAAGCGTTAGGGCGCTTTGAAAAAGAGGGATTCACCGACAAAGATTTGGCCCGCATCAAAGCCAAAACCGAAACTAATTTTTATAACAGCATTGCCAGCACGCTGAACAAGGCTTTCCAGCTTGCGAATTATAATGAGTATGCCGGCTCGCCGGATTTCATCACGCAGGATATTCAAAACTCGTTGGCCGTCACCAAAGACGATATCTGGCGCGTTTATAACAACTATGTCAAAGGCAAAAACTTTGCGCTGACCAGTTTTGTGCCAAAAGGCAAACTCGAGTTGGTGGCAAAGAATTCCGAACGCTTCCCGGTGGTGGAAGAAGCCATCGAAGAAGCCGGGGTTGAAAAACCGGCAGCCAGCGCCTCCGCTGCCACGATGGAAAAACTGCCCTCGAGTTTTGATCGCTCGGTTGAGCCGCCGAAGGGGCCTGCACCGGTTGTCACGCTGCCGAAAATCTGGACGCACACCTTCAAAAACGGCTTGCGGGTTTACGGCATCGAGCACAACGAATTGCCGCTGGTGGAGATGTCGCTCACGCTCAAGGGCGGCATGTCGCTCGATGATCCCAACAAAGTCGGCGTGGCGAATTTGATGACGGACATCATGATGGAAGGCACCAAAACCAAAACGCCGGTGGAATTGGAGGAGGCGATCGACGAATTGGGTTCCACCATCAGAATGTTTACGACTGATGAAAACATCGTCATTCAAGCCAACACGCTGTCGTCCAAGCTCGACAAAACCTATGCGCTGTTCGAGGAAATTCTGCTGGAGCCGCGCTGGGATGAGAAAGAATTTGACCGCATCAAACAAGAAACGATTGAAACCATTAACCGCCGCAATGTCGACCCGGCGACGGTGGCGATCAATGTGCATCGCAAACTGATTTATGGCAACGCTCACATTCTTTCAAATCCGACCATGGGCACGGCGGCAACGGTCGAGAAAGTCAGCATCGCAGATTTGAAGAACTTCTACGACAAGAATTATTCGCCCGCCGTGTCACACATTTCCATCGTCGGCAACATTTCCAAAGAAAACGCCCTCAAGCTTTTTTCGCCATTAGAACAGAAGTGGCCGGCCAAGGAAGTCAAATTCGCCGAGTATCCCACGCCGCCGCCGCTGGAACAACCGCGTGTGTACTTCGTTGACATGCCCGGCGCCAAACAATCGCAGATTCGCATCGGTTACCTGGCCTTGCCCTATACGCACCCGGATTATTATGCCGCGACGGTGATGAACTACAAACTGGGCGGCAGCTTCAACGGCTTTTTGAATCTAATCTTGCGTGAAGAAAAGGGTTATACTTACGGCGCGCGCTCGACTTTTATTGGCACGCGATTCCCGGGGCCGTTTGTTGCGTACGCCGGCGTGCGCTCCAATGTAACGTTTGAATCGGCGCAAATCTTCAAAGATGAAATCGCCAAGTATCGCAACGGCTTGTCCGATGAAGATTTCATGTTTACGAAAAGCGCGTTGACGCAATCGAACGCATTGAACTTCGAGACGCTCGGCGCCAAGCGCAACATGCTGGATCAAATTGCCGAATACAATTTGCCGTTCGACTATGTCAAACAGCAGGAAAAAATCATTTTCGATATGTCGAAGGAGCAGCATCAAGCGCTGGCGCAGAAGTATCTTGATCCCAACAAGATGATTTATGTCGTGGTCGGCGATGCCGCCACACAATTGGAGGGTTTGAAGCAGTTGGGGCTGGGAGACCCGATTTTGCTGGATAAAGACGGCAATCCCGTCAACTGA